A window of Pirellulales bacterium contains these coding sequences:
- a CDS encoding MraY family glycosyltransferase, translated as MDLSLLADNTVKLALAAAVVASLVLSPAARALARRWGVLDNPDGARKHHGRPVPLWGGVAVYLALVVGLLVVRFAGTGSSEFDQLSTTVILACGLVCLVGCVDDSRDLNARFKLLLQILSVIPVVLAGYYFDRVVAFGYPIELGWLGIPLTVLWLVGCINSLNLLDGLDGLASVVGVSASLIMAVIAVNTGHPQVGIVALILAASLGGFLFYNLPPASIFLGDSGSMVIGLLVGMISIQGALKTSATLSIAVPAVVMSVPMLDTVFAIVRRKLSGQPFDAADRGHIHHRLLERGLTNWQALCIIGALCLTTGAAATAATLLSFEWVGWITAIALVVVLIRTRAFGHHEVALAKQQVTAAFRRYQGGAVAQTPAVAAAETPPTWNETWTALLEEVGTRAVGGFELLLANRTSQLRYSWRKSGPQAPARITSSPLVVKFTHSSGVFCQMHLLDVEATVDQTDILPRVKTLLEAMVTAWQFSGDTQPPATLRVEFHHVAVELPRKAA; from the coding sequence ATGGACCTGTCCCTCCTTGCCGACAACACCGTAAAGCTGGCGCTTGCCGCGGCCGTGGTCGCGTCGCTGGTCTTGTCTCCGGCGGCTAGGGCACTCGCGCGACGCTGGGGCGTGCTCGACAATCCCGACGGTGCCCGCAAGCACCATGGTCGCCCCGTGCCGCTGTGGGGCGGCGTGGCGGTTTACCTGGCGCTCGTCGTCGGGCTACTGGTCGTCCGGTTCGCAGGAACCGGAAGTAGCGAATTCGACCAATTGTCGACCACTGTCATCCTCGCCTGTGGGCTGGTGTGCCTGGTCGGTTGCGTTGACGACAGTCGAGATCTGAATGCTCGGTTCAAGCTACTGTTGCAGATCCTGTCGGTGATTCCGGTCGTGCTCGCGGGCTATTACTTTGACCGCGTCGTGGCCTTCGGTTATCCGATCGAGCTTGGCTGGCTCGGCATCCCCCTGACCGTGCTGTGGCTCGTCGGTTGTATCAACTCGTTGAACCTGCTCGACGGTCTGGATGGCCTGGCCTCGGTCGTCGGCGTCTCGGCTTCGCTGATCATGGCCGTGATCGCGGTCAACACGGGGCATCCGCAAGTCGGCATCGTGGCGCTGATCCTGGCCGCGTCCCTGGGCGGATTTCTGTTCTACAACCTGCCCCCGGCGAGCATATTTCTGGGCGATTCGGGCAGTATGGTGATCGGCCTGTTGGTCGGCATGATCAGCATTCAAGGCGCGCTGAAGACCAGCGCCACCTTGTCGATTGCCGTGCCTGCCGTCGTAATGAGCGTGCCGATGCTCGATACCGTGTTTGCCATCGTGCGACGCAAGCTATCGGGTCAGCCGTTCGATGCGGCCGATCGTGGACATATTCATCATCGCCTGCTCGAGCGAGGGCTGACGAACTGGCAGGCCCTGTGCATCATCGGCGCGCTCTGCCTGACAACCGGCGCTGCTGCCACCGCGGCCACGCTACTGAGCTTCGAATGGGTCGGCTGGATCACGGCCATCGCACTGGTCGTGGTACTAATCCGCACGCGTGCCTTCGGCCATCACGAAGTGGCGCTGGCCAAACAGCAAGTCACGGCGGCCTTCCGACGCTATCAGGGGGGCGCAGTAGCACAAACTCCCGCGGTCGCCGCGGCGGAAACGCCTCCGACCTGGAACGAAACCTGGACCGCCTTACTCGAAGAAGTTGGTACACGTGCCGTCGGCGGCTTTGAGCTGTTGCTGGCAAACCGGACGTCGCAACTTCGCTACTCCTGGCGCAAGTCGGGGCCTCAGGCGCCGGCTCGCATCACATCCAGCCCCCTGGTTGTGAAGTTTACGCACTCCAGCGGCGTTTTCTGCCAAATGCACCTGCTCGACGTCGAGGCGACCGTCGATCAAACGGACATTCTGCCGCGCGTTAAGACATTGCTCGAAGCAATGGTCACCGCCTGGCAGTTCTCGGGGGACACGCAACCTCCGGCGACATTGCGCGTCGAATTTCACCATGTGGCGGTCGAACTTCCACGCAAAGCCGCCTAA